In the genome of Synergistes jonesii, one region contains:
- a CDS encoding DUF2190 family protein yields MARQAMPVQSGKVIDYANAGAGVIKVGDVVPLVSLCGVAEVDIAVGEEGAVALYGVWEVAAETGTAFAVGDKLYWNATDKKATKTSAGNVYLGIATAPKASAGAVARVRIGC; encoded by the coding sequence ATGGCAAGACAGGCTATGCCGGTGCAGTCCGGTAAGGTAATAGACTACGCAAATGCGGGAGCGGGCGTGATAAAGGTCGGCGACGTGGTGCCGCTCGTTAGCCTCTGCGGAGTCGCGGAAGTCGACATCGCAGTCGGCGAAGAAGGCGCCGTAGCGCTTTACGGCGTTTGGGAGGTGGCCGCGGAGACGGGGACGGCGTTCGCGGTCGGCGATAAGCTCTATTGGAATGCGACTGATAAAAAGGCGACCAAGACTTCGGCGGGCAACGTGTATCTTGGAATCGCTACGGCTCCCAAGGCTTCGGCGGGTGCGGTCGCACGCGTCAGAATAGGATGCTGA
- a CDS encoding head-tail joining protein: protein MLREQIASDIKAVFLNLHEMADTVTFGGLPVQAIKDEIPAQESKIGEGANERALSIFCAEADIQILPKNGSSVEVDGEPWRVGFVRRDAGIVNIKLYDTRVNPDALTEAVSVLRPVAGERNEIGGEDEESLSPVTALWAIVRAVSSQDRTIAMQGAELRTHEARLQIPDDAGEEALPVQYGDILEWRGTRLVVKGLRPDWRARLLIADCVYINA from the coding sequence ATGCTGAGGGAGCAGATAGCGTCCGACATCAAGGCGGTATTTCTGAATCTTCACGAGATGGCCGACACGGTAACATTCGGGGGGTTGCCTGTACAGGCGATAAAGGATGAGATTCCGGCGCAGGAATCAAAAATCGGAGAGGGCGCCAACGAACGCGCCCTCTCTATCTTTTGCGCCGAAGCCGACATCCAGATTCTACCGAAGAACGGCAGTTCTGTGGAGGTGGACGGCGAGCCGTGGCGAGTGGGCTTCGTGCGACGCGACGCTGGGATAGTGAATATCAAGCTTTACGATACACGTGTGAACCCCGACGCGCTGACGGAGGCGGTCTCTGTTTTGCGGCCCGTCGCGGGTGAGCGGAATGAGATCGGCGGCGAAGACGAAGAAAGCCTGTCCCCCGTAACCGCACTCTGGGCTATAGTCAGAGCCGTCTCTTCGCAGGACAGGACGATCGCCATGCAGGGCGCGGAACTTCGCACCCATGAGGCGCGCCTACAGATACCGGACGACGCTGGAGAGGAGGCGCTACCAGTGCAGTATGGAGATATTCTCGAATGGCGTGGAACGCGGCTCGTTGTGAAAGGGCTGCGTCCGGACTGGCGAGCACGCCTGCTGATCGCGGATTGCGTGTATATCAATGCTTAA
- a CDS encoding HK97-gp10 family putative phage morphogenesis protein, whose translation MLKTIAIDGEREALDELRKAAAGKFRKAVESAIDDSVGIIAEEARRLVPVRTGRLKRSIKTKRRKNSLTADIYCDYPQPQDPKKIRKGKKEYYAFSVEFGSRRRNIKAQPFLFPAVGNTQKEVDERMMKVLEEAMP comes from the coding sequence ATGCTTAAGACTATAGCCATAGATGGCGAGCGGGAGGCGCTTGACGAACTTCGCAAAGCCGCGGCCGGAAAATTTAGAAAGGCCGTAGAGTCCGCGATCGACGACTCCGTGGGGATAATTGCGGAGGAGGCGCGTCGACTTGTACCAGTGCGCACCGGACGCCTGAAACGGTCGATAAAAACGAAACGCAGAAAAAACAGCCTTACCGCCGACATCTATTGTGACTATCCACAGCCGCAGGACCCCAAAAAGATACGAAAAGGGAAAAAAGAATATTACGCTTTTAGCGTCGAGTTCGGCAGCAGGCGGCGCAATATAAAAGCCCAACCTTTCCTTTTCCCCGCCGTGGGCAACACGCAAAAGGAAGTCGACGAACGCATGATGAAGGTATTGGAGGAGGCGATGCCGTGA
- a CDS encoding DUF3168 domain-containing protein, whose protein sequence is MSEYLRQDEIYSALSASAALTAVVTGIFETPPSKQKPPYIVLGDARESSGERMNGQQSEITLTLHIWSAKWKTKKECYRIRNLILRALPDWVQLDGFSAELDDEEESEKRTHGELDIRYYDRR, encoded by the coding sequence GTGAGTGAATATCTGCGACAAGACGAGATTTACTCCGCCCTCTCCGCCAGCGCCGCCCTGACGGCGGTCGTGACGGGGATATTCGAAACGCCGCCCTCGAAGCAGAAACCGCCGTACATCGTGCTCGGCGACGCAAGAGAATCAAGCGGCGAACGCATGAATGGGCAGCAGAGCGAAATAACGCTCACGCTGCATATTTGGAGCGCCAAGTGGAAGACAAAAAAGGAGTGCTACCGCATCCGCAACCTCATCCTCCGCGCACTGCCGGACTGGGTGCAGCTGGACGGCTTCAGCGCCGAGCTCGATGACGAAGAGGAAAGCGAGAAGAGGACGCACGGGGAACTTGACATCAGATATTACGACAGGAGGTAG